The DNA region TTTACTCCAAAACGCTAATCTCTTGTTTTAATCCAAcgtttttataataataaaagtttCCATCGATATTATGTACAGTTAATAATCCGTGTAACAACAACAGAAAATACAcaacgtaaaaaaaaatatttgtattttatttacgaaacaaagattaaaaattaCGGAATGTCAGATCTAAAGGTTTCTCGTTCTCTTAGCAATAAACGACTTGGGAATGGGACTCACGGGGACCCGGACTCTTGTTACGATGCTCGCAATACAGTATGTTTGGTAACAGTGACAACCATACACATAACTCAGCTGGTGGCAACTGTTACCAGGAGTGTTTGGTATCATGGGCCTTACAATGGTCTTGTGTTATACTAGCGCGGTCATGGAATAATTGTCACCTTGTGGGGCAAGTTCCAAGGAAAAGTCCCACATTGTGTTGCTAGACTATTGTCTGCGATCTGTCAAAGTCAAACTCCTAGACAGAGAGACTAAACGCAATGAAGGTGGAAAAACTATATGGTTTCACATTTACGGACAAAACCATTAGATATCGAGACAAATTCTCAAATGATCCAAAGGTCTCAAATGATCCAAAGGGAGATTCATTTCTCTAAAATGGCTccatgttattattattatttttgaattaaatttaaaggAAAAATGGATAAAAAGTCCATAAAATCAAAAAGTTCATTTTATTTACCAATCGCCAGTTAAATTTGAATCCACCTATACACCTAGACCTGACCAAATCAATTtaactttattaatatttaaaactaattttgttaGTTATATTAGTTACTAATTATACAGTTGTATTATTTGTACAGTTGAATAAGTTGTAcaattttaatagttatattaGTCATGTACATTTGACAAGGGTAAGTAAGGCTTTCTACTCCGATAAAAAATGGTGATGGGCAAATTTAATATagaatgatttgttttaataattgtgtTAGTTGTACTAATTGtactattttctaaaaaaaatgtatttttatatagtcttggtaattccacgtaagctgtTTTTGTCGTCAACAACTCGTAAGCTTACATGGAATTAGAAAGACccgtattttatatttacatggagtttacgacgaaatgagcttacgtggaattagcaaggcccgtgtttttatattacgaggaattaacgacgTTTACGTGTAAATCTctaaaactctaaacctaaaaccCCAAACTTCCATAACTTATAACTCAATATCTTCTTTCCATTCCAAACACCCAATTCACTtagaagacaaaataaaattatagaatttaaTTTTCATGATTAAGTAAACAAACTAAAGAAATGCAATAAGTTTGGAagtaaatcatatttaaaaaaattacatcatcATTCGGATACATCATTCTCTtcatcactagaaacatcatcattttcattaaactcgtcttcaacagcttcgtCTGTGGTATCGTCGGAAAGATCTTCATACTCacgattatgcggatcaatgagtagGATGTCAtccatttgttgttcaggttgtTCGACTTCATTGATGCgttcttcttgcaaaggtggttaTTCTCCACCAGTTATTCGTCCacgaggtgtaactttgataacGGCTAACCAACTTATTCCTGATTCTCTTATCCTAGGGTATGGGAGGAAGCTAATTTGGTCTGCTTACGAAGCTAATATGAAAAACTCAAATTTGTTGTACCTCTGTCCACCATTGACagcaactacaccgaatttgttaaaccaAACAACTCTTttgacgacggggtcgaaccagtcacatttgaatatgacgcatttcagcttcaataacccagaaaatttctttaataatctcctgcaagatcccgtagaaatctgtttcgcctttcacacatattccatagttactggtCGCCCGGTGTTTACTATGTGTGAAATACATCggtgatgtggtgacctttgcaAGTGGACCCTGAACTAATTCGTGAAACCATGTGGGGTATTCTCGATCTTCATATTCAACCTGCGAAATTAAAGAGAACACTGAAATTAATCATACTAATTGTAGAATGTAAGTGTGTGCACTATGGGCGTCTTcatcactcgaccaccaaacctctttcgATTCCTACCCATTCGCATAATCTGGCTAAAAATGTCTGAAACACCAGTAACTGCATATGTTTGCgcaacaccaccatcatcatatcttcttggAGCTCTTTTTCGGGTACGTACATATggtgcaaagtagtacgatgtaaagtgagatgtttcttccgtcaaacttccagcaattatagataCTTCAACTTTTGCGAGGTTTtttgcttttcccttcaaatatttcatggcccgctcatactgatacatccatctgTAATGTACTCGTCCCCGAAGCAATTGCTTCATACGAGAGGTGAACAGCTAAatgctccatgacgtcaaaaatgCGAGAGAAAATATcatctccaagttgcacaataaaaTGAGAATGTTCTCGTGAAATTGTTCTACGACATCCTCTTTAAgagtcactacaagaaaacagacgCATACCGACGGACAAAAccgtcggaatgtcgtcggaataggctattccgacgacattccgacgAAAGTGGTCGTCGGTTTCAGTtggtcggaaaaaaaaaattcgtcgGAAATCCATCAGACAGTCCGACGATTTTCTGACGGATAGCGATGAACCCGATTCTGACGGAGTTCCGACGCCATTCCGATAACGAATTCCCTCGGAAACCCGTCGGAGTATTCCGATCACCGTATTCATTGGAAACTCATGATTCCGACGACGACAAATTGcatcggaatattccgacgaaCATAGTCGTCGGAAATTCCGACGAAAATAGTCGTCGGGATATTCCGACGAACGGATCCGTCGGAATTATCCGACGACatatttcgtcggaatataccgacggaaaGGGTCGTtggaatataccgacggaaagggtcgtcggaatataccgacggatttatttcctcggaatttctgatttatatattttattaaataaatttattttattattatttttttaattttttaaaatattaaaattaatttaaacaaaaactgaaattaagaaactaataataatattatagaaaataagttttaatacaaactgaaaaaaaaaacatttagaaagttttaaattaaaaaacaaaaaaaaactactgaTCCGGGAACAAACGATCCAACTTCTGCATTATCTCGAGGTTGGTCTTCTTCTGATCCGCCAACTCAGCAAGGATTGTAGCATTCTGCTCCTCCAATGCTCCAATCCTTTGATCCTTGTTCTGTAGCTGCTCTAGAATCAATGGATTGGCGTACGGGACTTGAGATGAAGAAGTCGGACACGAAGAAGCACGACGGGCCAACCCTACCAAACGACCCTTTTTTTTAGGGACCGCCTagaaaaaatttaagttagtaaaatatagtaatagaaaaaatataaaattaataaataaagtattaaaaacaaatataagaatagaaaaaaaaattaccttttcaACCAGCTCGTTGATTTGCAGTCGGGACATGTTGTTCGAAGCACCCGTAGAATCGTCGTCAGAAAGAGGCTGCTGAGAAGCTAGAAAAGCTTCTTTTTGAGATTCCACCATCTCAATGACTTCTCTGATCACCGGATCCTGAATTTCACCCGTCCCTTTGTTGGTGTACGCCTCCTTAATGACGACGAGATGATCGACGGGATTACCATCGTTTTcttgaatctaaaaaaaaaagtgttaggtaatgcatataaaaaattatttaagtaactagaaagacaaataaaaaaaaaaacttaccagtTGATCCTCCTTAGAGGACATACTGCAAGCGCCGAGGTTGTGCACGTAAATACCTTTCCCGCCACGATCGCTCTTCCGGTTGGCGGAGTTCTGTAGAGACTTCTCTATAGTCTCTTCCTTCTCCCAGTGCTGGATCAATTGGGTCCACACCGTCCCGCTAAGTAACCGGGGCTTCCTCTCATCCAGCCATACTTGCTTCCACTCGTAGATCTGCTTCGTGTAGACGGTCTGGCCGGAGTCCCAAGTAAATTCTTGCTacaaaaaacacacaatttgattagtacatataaaatataaaaaatttaaaaatgtttaaaaaaaaacttaatagttACCGCGAACTGACGAAACCACAACTCGCGTTCCGCGGAAGGGATCGAAGTCCACTTGTCATATCCCGTCTGGAGCATCGAATACATCATCTGGGTGATGCTCCCGCTAATCCCACTGGTCGACTTGttgaacctttaaaaaaaaatgttagattaaaaggaaaaaaaataattgtacaaatgaaataaaaatactaaccaAGTCGAGTGTCCCATTCGTGGGTATTGTTCGAGAACCGGGAGATGCTCTCGACCTGGTTGTTGAACCAATATTTCAACTGGCATGACCCCCGGGTCATGTGGAGCGGCTGCAGGAGCTGGAGCGGGAGCCGGAGCGGGAGCCGGAGCGACATGAACCGAGTTTTGTTCGTGAGACGACGAACCCGATGCACGGGAACTGCTCACCGAACTAGCTCGGCCACGGGGTGCGGAACGACGAGGTCGGGCACGCCGACGAACACTCGAATCATCAGacctagaaaataaaattaatatattagtcaaaacatatatataaaaaattaaaattcttttttatctatataaaaattaaaaattgttttataaacttcataaagtttttatcttcataaaaatattttatctgcataaaaacgtttttataaacttttataaatatagaaaaaagttgttagaaatattaaaaataggaaaaacgtttttaaaaaatcaacaaatccaatatataaaccaaaaaaaaaaaacaacaaatcctaaaatcaaacaccctaaatcctaaactatccatTCAATTTCGAACATGCAAATCAATCAAACCTCAAATCCTAAAATCTAACATcctaaactcaaaaaaaaaatgaaaaagatagaGATTGAGATGATACTTACATGGTGGGATGGATTCACGGAGGTGGGGACGCCGGTGGGATGGATTCACGGAGGAGGGGACACCGGATTCGCGGTGAGAATcgccggagaagagagagaaaacggagaggatttagagagagaggcgaaaatggtgaagaaggaagaaggattggtttttatttaaaggaACCGACGGACACGGGTccgtcggtatgtcgtcggaaaaagaataaaatattaaatgcgcGGTTTAATGAAATATTCACGCGGTCCACTTGAAATTTTCACGCGGTTTGTAATTTCGGGAAACTAACaaaccgacggaattccgacgaacaTAGATCCGTCGGAATGGGGCAggtcgtcggaattccatcGGTATATTCTGACCGAATTCCGACGACttgggttttagggtttaaaaacaagtttcttactgatcaaatccaaaactttgataataaatagactatttaaaaaagaTTAACTATAATAAGGTTTTCAAATCCAATTTTTACACACAATTGTGTTTTGTAGtgtaagtttatattaatatgaatgAAAGTATATGAGTATTAAGATGAGATGTTATGAAACcaatgatatacatatataattatttaaataacttGTAAAACTCGAACGGTtgatatgtaatattatattaaacatctaataTGTGTTATTAAAGTAGTTTCGGTAtccaaatatagatatattatgatataaaaatttaaatattcaggtcgtcggaattccgtcagagTTTTCCGATGGAATTTCGACGGATTTTATTAAATCCGTCGGAATTCCATCGGAATattctgacggaattccgacgaatgGCTAAACCCTGAATTAACCACGAGTCGTCGGAATTTCATCGGAATATTCCGATGGAATACCGAcggattttgttaattaaaaaaaaaaaactaatcataCAACTAAGAAAACATAAGTCCTAATCAGAATCTTCAGAATCTGTAGAATCTTCAAAATCTTCGTCAAACTCGCCAATCTCAGCTTCTGGCTCCGAGTGTACAACAGCATCAAGTCCAAACTCGTTAAAATTCTCAACGAGTTCAACCTCTGCCAAATCTTCAACTGCACTCACGTTGCTGGTAGAGTTTGGTTGTAATGGATCATTATCAGAAGGTCCGTTTACTCGTCCTCTTGGGTTGATTTGCGTCACCGTGATCCATGGATCGTCTCGGTACGTAACCCGAGGGTAACTGATGTAGCACACCTATCAATTTTTCAaggtattaataataatatataaaccgttaattatatttttgaatattaaattgacatacctgatcagcttgcgaagcaagaatgaaaggatcataatattgaaGTTTCCTCCGCGAATGAATCGAAGTAACACCAAACGCATCAGTCTTCACTCCTCGATCTGGGGTGGTGTCATACCAATCACAATAGAATACTACACACCGCAATCCAACCATACCAGGATACTGGATTTCCAATATTTCTTGTATGTTGCCGTAGTAGACATCGTcaccggaagaagaggaaacaccTCCATCATAAGTTGTCCTAGAATGACCTTTTTTTGCAAAGGCATATCCTCGTGTAcaatattttggatatgatttgaCCACATAGTTTGGTCCCCGCACAAACTCGCATATCCAATCATCGAACACAAAacctctggccaaaccatcagtcacctataaaataaaatatatatatatatgagtgaaatgtttattattttatactaaatatatatgagtaaaatgttaattatttcatatatgttatgactCACATAATTAAGAAGCCATGCAGCAAATCCGTTATGTCTGAGTTGTTGAAGCTCTTCTTCTGTGGCATGTCTGTAAGTCATACGCAACTCTGCCATATAAAcactatataaaaagatattattcatatgaaataaaacttattgaaaattaatataacaatttaaatgaaaaatatatttttacctctcatattgtagaacatcttcacagttggtaagcaaatatgtttgcaaatgagcGTGCTCAATCTCCGTCAGTCTCCGCTTCGTGGGTTTTCCACTTAGTCGTCCTATTTCGCTGAACATGCTTGGGACAGTAACATGATACGTTGCTTTCTCTCCTCTGTCATCATGCCGAGCAGGTCTTCGGTTTTTTGTATGCACTTCTGATGGAAAGTAGTTTTCAGCAAAGTTTGaagtttcttcattgatcacctGTGCAATTATAGATCCTTCCACCTTACTTAAatttttgatcttcttcttcagatgatgCATATAACGCTCAAAAAGATACATCCATCGgtactgcacaggaccaccaagctCCAATTCTCTTGCGAGATGAATAGCAAGATGTTCCATTACATCAaagaatgatggaggaaatatcttctcgagGTTGCAAAGACTAACGGGTACGTTTTCCTTCAAAGTACTAATACCCTCCTCAGTCACTACTCTGGTGCATAAATCACGGAAGAAAACACTTATCCCTGCAACTGCTTCATGAACATTACGTGGTAATAGTGCGGAAAAAGCAAACGGAAGGAGCCGCTGCATAATcacatgacaatcgtgactCTTCAAGCCAGTAAACTTTTCTTCGCTTCTGTCAACGCAATTACCCAAATTTGATGCATAACCGTCTGGAAATTTCACTTTATCtgtaatccaatcaaagaacgctTCTTTGCCAGCACCATCCAGCCGATAAATGGGAAAAGGTGCCGTACCGTTCTCATCAACGTGAAGTTCAGAACGATCACagatatcgactaaatccaacCTTGACTTCAGATTATCCTTCGTTTTACCTTGGATGTTGAGGATTGTGTTCATCAGATTGtcgaaaaagttcttctcaatatgcatgacatctaagtTGTGACGCAATAGATGACTCTCCcaatatggcagatcccagaaaatactctttttatGCCAGTTATGTAGCTCTCCAACAGCATCGACTGGAATGTTTTCATGTCCACCTACGTCTGGCGTCCTTTGTGCACCAAAATCCCTAAACTGTGTCGCCAAATCTTTCCCACTAACTTCCGTAGGTGGATCATCAAACACctgcttgttcttcgtaaacaaagTCTTACTCCTACggtatggatgatcaggtggtagaaATCTTCtgtgacaatcaaaccaacatgttttccttccgtgctttagttggaaagcatctgtgctatcttgacaatatgg from Raphanus sativus cultivar WK10039 unplaced genomic scaffold, ASM80110v3 Scaffold0642, whole genome shotgun sequence includes:
- the LOC130502661 gene encoding uncharacterized protein LOC130502661, whose product is MSDDSSVRRRARPRRSAPRGRASSVSSSRASGSSSHEQNSVHVAPAPAPAPAPAPAAAPHDPGVMPVEILVQQPGREHLPVLEQYPRMGHSTWFNKSTSGISGSITQMMYSMLQTGYDKWTSIPSAERELWFRQFAQEFTWDSGQTVYTKQIYEWKQVWLDERKPRLLSGTVWTQLIQHWEKEETIEKSLQNSANRKSDRGGKGIYVHNLGACSMSSKEDQLIQENDGNPVDHLVVIKEAYTNKGTGEIQDPVIREVIEMVESQKEAFLASQQPLSDDDSTGASNNMSRLQINELVEKAVPKKKGRLVGLARRASSCPTSSSQVPYANPLILEQLQNKDQRIGALEEQNATILAELADQKKTNLEIMQKLDRLFPDQ
- the LOC108845189 gene encoding uncharacterized protein LOC108845189 — its product is MFYGDYFRSWMDRPHLDPNTNLLTEEYVRGIGEFMKLVQQHPDANTGMVRCPCSTCNNNRIIKEWEVWKHLYRKGFARNYKVWYLHGETGFEYGSGSEPQPVSEQPQSYGWLEEPRMDVDFGVGTEQMVHDHYRGEEPNLESGRYFDMLDAGKQPLYKGCRDGHSPLSSASRLMGIKTDYNLAEECVDAIADYVKGVLPEDNLAPGSYYEVQKLVAGLRLPYEVIDVCIDNCMIYWGADKDRDKCKFCWKPRYQETRGRVSVPFKRMWYLPLTERLKRLYQCERTAKAMRWHAEHSTNGEIRHPSDAKAWKHFQSTYPEFAEQRRNVYLGLCTDGFSPFGKHGRQYSLWPVIVTPYNLPPNLCMRREFLFLSILVPGPAHPKRSLDVFLQPLIYELQQLWAVGAETYDVSCRENFHMRAVLMWTISDFPAYGMLSGWTTHGRLSCPYCQDSTDAFQLKHGRKTCWFDCHRRFLPPDHPYRRSKTLFTKNKQVFDDPPTEVSGKDLATQFRDFGAQRTPDVGGHENIPVDAVGELHNWHKKSIFWDLPYWESHLLRHNLDVMHIEKNFFDNLMNTILNIQGKTKDNLKSRLDLVDICDRSELHVDENGTAPFPIYRLDGAGKEAFFDWITDKVKFPDGYASNLGNCVDRSEEKFTGLKSHDCHVIMQRLLPFAFSALLPRNVHEAVAGISVFFRDLCTRVVTEEGISTLKENVPVSLCNLEKIFPPSFFDVMEHLAIHLARELELGGPVQYRWMYLFERYMHHLKKKIKNLSKVEGSIIAQVINEETSNFAENYFPSEVHTKNRRPARHDDRGEKATYHVTVPSMFSEIGRLSGKPTKRRLTEIEHAHLQTYLLTNCEDVLQYESVYMAELRMTYRHATEEELQQLRHNGFAAWLLNYVTDGLARGFVFDDWICEFVRGPNYVVKSYPKYCTRGYAFAKKGHSRTTYDGGVSSSSGDDVYYGNIQEILEIQYPGMVGLRCVVFYCDWYDTTPDRGVKTDAFGVTSIHSRRKLQYYDPFILASQADQVCYISYPRVTYRDDPWITVTQINPRGRVNGPSDNDPLQPNSTSNVSAVEDLAEVELVENFNEFGLDAVVHSEPEAEIGEFDEDFEDSTDSEDSD